Proteins from a genomic interval of Clostridium sp. M62/1:
- a CDS encoding ABC transporter ATP-binding protein, whose amino-acid sequence MEPLLEVKNLRTSIKTKQGYRHAVQDVSFQLNRGEILGIVGESGCGKSMTALSILKLVSSPPVYITGGEILYDGRDLLKLDKKEMRKIRGNRISMIFQEPMTSLNPVYTVGKQIMEAIVLHQQADKKQAFERAVETLRLVGIPSPEQRMREYPHQLSGGMRQRVMIAMALSCRPELLIADEPTTALDVTIQAQILDELRRLQRQFGTSIMMITHDLGVVAEMARRVLVMYAGQVVEYGAVEEIFRNPLHPYTRGLLESIPRLDQTVEKLHVIKGMVPGLNEMPKGCRFCPRCAQAMEICREKEPDLFVYGGQKARCWLYKEGKADGEYGG is encoded by the coding sequence ATGGAGCCATTGCTTGAAGTAAAAAACCTCAGGACAAGTATTAAAACAAAACAGGGATACAGACATGCGGTGCAGGATGTCAGTTTTCAGTTAAACAGAGGAGAGATCCTGGGGATTGTGGGGGAATCCGGCTGCGGCAAGAGCATGACGGCGCTGTCCATCTTGAAGCTGGTTTCTTCTCCCCCTGTCTATATTACTGGGGGAGAGATCCTTTATGATGGCAGGGATCTTCTGAAGCTGGATAAAAAAGAGATGAGAAAAATCCGGGGAAACAGGATTTCCATGATTTTCCAGGAACCTATGACATCTCTTAACCCAGTCTATACGGTGGGAAAACAGATCATGGAGGCGATTGTCCTTCATCAGCAGGCAGATAAAAAACAGGCTTTTGAACGGGCAGTGGAAACCCTTCGCCTTGTGGGAATTCCATCTCCGGAGCAGAGAATGAGAGAGTATCCTCATCAGCTCAGCGGAGGAATGAGGCAGAGAGTGATGATAGCCATGGCGCTCTCCTGCCGGCCAGAGCTTTTAATTGCAGATGAACCGACCACTGCTCTGGACGTGACGATACAGGCGCAGATTCTTGACGAGCTGAGACGGCTTCAGAGGCAGTTTGGAACCTCGATTATGATGATTACCCATGATCTGGGAGTGGTTGCGGAGATGGCCCGCAGGGTGCTGGTCATGTATGCAGGCCAGGTAGTAGAATACGGGGCTGTGGAGGAAATCTTCAGGAATCCGCTTCATCCGTATACAAGAGGGCTGCTGGAGTCAATTCCCCGTCTGGATCAGACGGTAGAGAAGCTGCATGTGATAAAAGGTATGGTTCCGGGGCTGAATGAGATGCCCAAAGGCTGCAGATTCTGTCCCAGATGTGCGCAGGCCATGGAAATATGCAGAGAAAAGGAACCAGATCTGTTTGTATACGGCGGTCAGAAGGCACGATGCTGGCTGTACAAAGAGGGAAAGGCGGATGGGGAGTATGGGGGATAG
- a CDS encoding ABC transporter permease: MGNLKKQSYFNDVLKRFVNHRLAITGTVVLFLLIVTVTVLPMIIALDPYTIGRGLPYGTPEKGLPLGLDSTGRDNFARLIYGGRVSLLVGLLSTAISIGIGVPLGLIAAYYGKIADAVIMRIADIFISFPSIILILVLVSIIGPSMWSVIVIIGIMGWPEFARLIRGNVLAIRQKEYVESARAVGAKDGRIITRYLLPNAVAPIIVAATFRVAGAILQESSLSFLGMGVQPPQASWGNMLNGAQSLTVLTSRPWVWIPPGLLLVITICCVNFIGDGLRDALDPRMKV, from the coding sequence ATGGGGAATTTAAAGAAGCAGTCTTATTTTAATGATGTGTTAAAGCGGTTTGTAAATCACAGGCTTGCGATTACAGGAACGGTCGTGCTCTTCCTGTTAATTGTAACAGTTACGGTGCTTCCCATGATTATAGCATTGGATCCCTATACAATCGGAAGAGGGCTTCCCTATGGGACTCCTGAGAAGGGACTTCCGCTGGGGCTTGACAGTACGGGAAGGGACAACTTTGCAAGGCTGATCTATGGGGGACGGGTATCTCTTCTGGTAGGCCTCCTCTCTACGGCGATCAGTATTGGAATCGGGGTACCCTTGGGGCTGATTGCCGCCTATTACGGGAAGATTGCAGACGCGGTGATCATGAGGATAGCAGATATTTTTATCTCTTTCCCTTCTATTATCCTCATTCTGGTGCTGGTTTCCATCATTGGCCCTTCCATGTGGTCAGTGATTGTAATTATCGGGATTATGGGGTGGCCGGAATTTGCCCGGCTGATCAGGGGAAATGTACTGGCTATCCGCCAGAAGGAGTATGTAGAATCAGCGCGGGCGGTGGGAGCTAAAGACGGGAGGATTATTACGCGCTATCTGCTTCCTAACGCGGTAGCCCCTATTATTGTGGCGGCCACCTTCCGCGTGGCAGGCGCGATTCTCCAGGAATCCAGCCTGAGCTTTCTGGGAATGGGTGTTCAGCCACCGCAGGCCTCATGGGGAAACATGCTGAATGGGGCCCAGTCTCTGACGGTCCTCACCTCCCGGCCATGGGTATGGATTCCGCCGGGGCTTCTCCTGGTTATTACCATATGCTGCGTGAATTTTATCGGAGACGGGCTGAGAGACGCACTTGATCCCAGGATGAAGGTGTAG
- a CDS encoding amidohydrolase, whose protein sequence is MITENEILELIEKKRQNYIDASLKIWDWAEPIFQEYKSSECLAGLLRDEGFQITSGVAGMPTAFVAEWGEGQPVIGFMGEYDALPGISQEADTTERKPIKPGGCGHGCGHHILGTAAAAAAVACKDYLESNHRRGTVRFYGCPAEEGGGGKVLMNNAGLFDDCAAAISWHPTDDNGIWSINFHAQQKVEYTFEGGNGASALDGLNLFLMGAQNLRHHLEPCFVVRSSILETGDEREGELPKRAKILYSYRAHTGAQIREAMSLLHCVAKGAAVASGCRLTAEYKTGYSELLPNRSLERIMYSKYEKVGTVPMTEEDWRYAEKMHQAMPDGCEEPTFDLMRLLYEEQAEDIIERVKGKPYNDVLYPFREIEIHKPGSTDICDVSWTTPTAQCVVACYAKDTLGHSWQEVAQGRSGICMKGMLVAAKVMGLTGIELFSNPEALKAVREEFERKRPNYTYIPLNARTVTENGRE, encoded by the coding sequence ATGATCACAGAAAATGAGATTTTAGAGCTGATAGAAAAGAAAAGGCAGAACTATATTGACGCGAGTCTGAAGATCTGGGACTGGGCAGAGCCGATTTTTCAGGAGTACAAGTCTTCTGAATGCCTGGCTGGACTTTTGAGAGACGAGGGATTCCAGATTACATCCGGTGTAGCCGGTATGCCTACCGCCTTCGTTGCGGAGTGGGGCGAAGGGCAGCCGGTGATAGGGTTTATGGGGGAATATGACGCCCTTCCAGGCATCAGCCAGGAGGCCGATACGACAGAGAGAAAGCCCATTAAACCGGGCGGCTGCGGTCATGGCTGCGGCCATCATATCCTGGGAACGGCAGCAGCGGCAGCGGCTGTGGCCTGCAAAGATTATCTGGAATCCAACCACAGGAGGGGAACGGTCAGGTTTTACGGCTGCCCGGCGGAGGAGGGCGGAGGAGGAAAGGTTCTGATGAACAATGCGGGCCTGTTTGACGACTGCGCGGCAGCGATCAGCTGGCATCCGACCGATGACAACGGGATCTGGTCTATCAATTTCCATGCCCAGCAGAAGGTAGAGTATACCTTTGAGGGAGGAAACGGGGCCAGCGCCCTGGACGGGTTAAACCTGTTTTTGATGGGGGCCCAGAATCTCAGGCATCATCTGGAACCGTGCTTTGTCGTGCGCTCCTCTATTCTCGAAACAGGAGATGAGAGGGAAGGGGAGCTGCCCAAACGGGCAAAAATTCTGTATTCCTACCGGGCCCATACGGGGGCTCAGATCCGGGAGGCTATGAGCCTTCTCCACTGTGTCGCCAAGGGCGCCGCAGTGGCCAGCGGGTGCCGGCTGACGGCGGAGTACAAAACCGGCTACAGCGAGCTGCTGCCAAACCGCAGCCTGGAGCGCATCATGTACTCCAAGTATGAAAAGGTGGGTACAGTGCCCATGACAGAAGAGGACTGGCGGTACGCAGAAAAAATGCATCAGGCTATGCCTGATGGGTGCGAAGAGCCGACCTTCGACCTGATGCGTCTCCTCTATGAGGAGCAGGCCGAGGATATTATCGAGCGGGTAAAAGGAAAGCCGTACAATGATGTCCTTTACCCGTTCAGGGAAATAGAGATACATAAGCCGGGTTCCACAGATATCTGCGATGTAAGCTGGACAACGCCTACCGCCCAGTGTGTTGTGGCCTGCTATGCAAAGGATACACTGGGGCACAGCTGGCAGGAGGTAGCGCAGGGAAGAAGCGGCATCTGCATGAAGGGAATGCTGGTGGCGGCGAAGGTGATGGGACTGACAGGGATCGAGCTGTTTTCTAATCCAGAGGCGTTAAAGGCAGTCAGGGAGGAGTTTGAGAGAAAGCGGCCAAATTACACTTATATTCCGTTAAATGCCAGGACTGTGACAGAAAATGGGAGGGAATAG
- a CDS encoding ABC transporter permease — MTNYIIRRTALAVITFFGITILVYFMSTLAPGSPLDALLADPGMTKEEIARRSAELGLDQPVYIQYLSWLKEFLHGNMGFSYTSYRPVSDMITERIGATLSLTVTAILLSYLVGIPLGLISALKPYSLRDYSVSTAAFVMTGVPGFFLGMILIYIFAVKLKLLPFGGMYDSSGSNSIGVVIRHLILPAAAIAIPEIGKVMRHVRSNMLEVMNEDYVRTARAKGVRESAVVIVHAFRNTLIPIVTVLSGSIPFMIGGSVVVEKVFGWPGLGTLMINSITSRDYPVIMGISVVIAIVVLVTNLLVDILYAYLDPRITYN; from the coding sequence ATGACAAACTATATTATCAGGAGAACTGCATTGGCGGTGATCACATTTTTTGGAATTACCATTCTGGTCTACTTTATGTCTACATTAGCGCCTGGTTCTCCTTTGGACGCGCTGTTAGCAGATCCTGGAATGACAAAAGAGGAGATTGCCAGACGCTCCGCAGAACTGGGACTGGATCAGCCCGTTTACATTCAATATTTGTCCTGGCTGAAGGAATTTCTGCATGGAAATATGGGATTTTCTTATACCTCCTACAGGCCTGTTTCAGATATGATAACAGAACGGATTGGAGCCACTCTTTCTCTTACGGTGACGGCGATTCTGCTGTCCTATCTGGTAGGAATCCCTTTAGGGCTCATCTCGGCGCTGAAGCCATATTCGCTTCGGGATTATTCCGTATCCACAGCAGCTTTTGTGATGACAGGAGTCCCCGGCTTCTTTCTGGGGATGATTTTGATTTACATCTTTGCGGTAAAATTAAAGCTCCTGCCTTTCGGCGGCATGTATGATTCCAGCGGTTCTAACTCTATCGGCGTGGTTATCAGGCACCTGATACTTCCGGCGGCTGCTATCGCTATACCGGAAATCGGAAAAGTGATGCGCCATGTGAGAAGCAATATGCTGGAGGTGATGAATGAAGATTACGTGAGGACAGCCAGGGCAAAGGGAGTCAGGGAAAGCGCGGTGGTGATTGTACATGCCTTCCGAAATACGCTGATTCCGATTGTTACGGTTCTGAGCGGATCGATTCCCTTTATGATTGGCGGCTCTGTGGTTGTGGAAAAGGTGTTCGGATGGCCTGGGCTCGGGACTCTCATGATTAATTCCATTACCTCCAGAGATTACCCTGTGATTATGGGAATTTCGGTTGTCATAGCGATTGTGGTGCTGGTTACAAACCTCCTTGTAGATATTTTGTACGCCTACCTGGATCCTAGAATTACGTATAATTGA
- a CDS encoding transposase — protein sequence MSSIPQNYFVENDLIDCVQRFFSKHHVGRLLARCNGMKEKGVSSVSLLRYKLSNIFVGRSMYMQQRTGSFKEAFSKNTFYRFLNSSKTNWLRFTSLLAADIVNHDIRDLTDPERKNVFIIDDSLFNRTSCKKTELGSKVFDHTDMHFKKGFRMLTLSWSDGNTLIPVNSCLLASAKNTNIIGPVKDFDNRTLAGKRRALAQTKAPEAMMTLLNTALSAGLKADYVLFDSWFSNPAQVTAIHAKGMDVIAMIKKSSRIKYSYGGEQLNIKEIYSRNKKRRGRSKYLLSVDVMVGKANPIPAKIVCVRNKANRKDWLAFICTATTLSEEEIIRIYGKRWQIEVFFKTCKSMLNLVGECHSLSYDALTAHVAIVFTRYMLLAMEQRQNEDQRTLGELFFFLVDEMADITFNRSLCILMEALMASLQGIFKLSDEQLNAFTADFEARLPEYLRKALHLEAAAA from the coding sequence ATGTCCAGTATACCACAAAACTATTTCGTTGAGAACGACTTAATTGACTGTGTTCAGAGATTTTTTTCCAAACATCATGTTGGCAGGCTCCTTGCCAGATGTAATGGAATGAAGGAAAAAGGTGTTTCATCTGTTTCCCTGCTTCGTTATAAACTCAGCAACATTTTTGTCGGAAGAAGTATGTATATGCAGCAGCGGACTGGCTCTTTTAAGGAGGCGTTTTCCAAGAACACTTTCTACCGTTTCCTTAATTCTTCAAAAACAAACTGGCTTCGTTTTACTTCTCTTCTTGCAGCTGATATTGTCAATCATGACATTCGTGATCTGACAGATCCGGAAAGAAAAAATGTCTTTATCATTGATGACAGCCTTTTCAACCGTACCAGCTGTAAGAAAACGGAACTGGGATCAAAAGTTTTTGACCACACGGATATGCATTTCAAAAAGGGCTTCAGGATGCTTACTTTAAGCTGGAGTGATGGAAACACACTGATCCCTGTAAACAGCTGCCTGTTAGCGTCTGCAAAGAATACAAATATCATCGGCCCGGTAAAGGACTTTGACAACAGAACCCTTGCAGGAAAAAGACGTGCGCTAGCCCAAACAAAAGCACCAGAGGCAATGATGACTTTACTGAATACAGCCCTCAGTGCAGGGCTGAAAGCGGATTATGTCCTGTTTGATTCCTGGTTTTCCAATCCAGCACAGGTCACAGCCATCCATGCAAAAGGCATGGATGTGATTGCCATGATTAAGAAAAGTAGCCGGATCAAATATTCGTACGGTGGTGAACAGCTGAATATCAAAGAAATCTATTCCCGGAACAAAAAGCGCCGTGGCAGATCAAAGTATCTGCTTTCTGTTGATGTTATGGTAGGAAAGGCGAATCCAATTCCGGCGAAAATCGTATGCGTAAGGAACAAGGCAAACCGCAAGGACTGGCTTGCTTTTATCTGTACAGCTACAACACTTTCCGAGGAAGAGATTATCCGTATTTATGGAAAGCGCTGGCAGATCGAGGTCTTTTTCAAAACCTGCAAATCCATGCTGAATCTGGTTGGAGAATGCCACAGTTTATCTTATGATGCACTGACAGCCCATGTGGCGATCGTGTTTACCCGATATATGTTACTTGCAATGGAGCAGCGCCAAAATGAAGATCAGAGAACGCTTGGTGAACTGTTCTTCTTCCTTGTTGATGAAATGGCAGACATTACTTTCAACAGGTCACTTTGCATCCTGATGGAAGCCTTGATGGCAAGTCTTCAGGGAATCTTTAAACTAAGCGATGAGCAACTGAATGCTTTTACCGCTGATTTTGAAGCAAGATTGCCGGAATATCTGAGAAAAGCACTCCATTTGGAAGCTGCAGCGGCATAA
- a CDS encoding ABC transporter substrate-binding protein, whose amino-acid sequence MKKLWMAALGIFLAVGLTACQGEGAGESGSTQAASQEGQAAQESGTVHKDVITIGISSEPNTYHPYNATSTSGDKIYDFIYDRLVYTSYDGTFSSRLADSWEQSEDGKVITFHLNPDVKWHDGEPFTAQDMVFAAQVGSAEASTVTRRSYFSSLEGTDENGVCTDLSALGVVAADDHTVEYHFKNPVAVSTFLSIDAQRYYPMPYHLLKDVPMEEMEKNEYWQHPIGTGPFIFDSMVSGESITVLANKDYFLGAPNVDRIVFKVMAPANFSAALMSGELDCVIDDVPLQDLALLQSTEGLVAESRPSMKYTYMSVNCEKEYFQDYRVRLAFSKAIDRNAIIEQGLYGNGVIAVSPLNPDNQYFNDAIAGDPYDPEGARELLEEAGWDFDRELTFVSYNTSAPREAATLIIQQNLADIGVKVNVQMVDWATLIVMAREGECDLSILGGAGSLDPDDSRVLMQPDGAQNFCNFTDPRYYELAQKGHDAMTVEEKKRIYDEYQQLLHDEPTYIWLYHDNASPVYKDSIKNIPADDFIHLNFNAYAWTFEQ is encoded by the coding sequence ATGAAAAAATTATGGATGGCAGCACTGGGAATTTTCCTGGCAGTTGGCCTGACAGCCTGTCAGGGAGAGGGAGCGGGAGAGAGCGGGAGTACGCAGGCGGCTTCCCAGGAAGGGCAGGCTGCGCAGGAGAGCGGCACGGTGCACAAAGATGTGATTACGATTGGCATCAGCTCTGAGCCGAATACGTATCATCCCTATAACGCTACATCTACGTCAGGCGACAAGATTTATGATTTTATCTATGACAGGCTTGTGTATACAAGCTACGACGGCACGTTCTCCTCAAGGCTGGCAGATAGCTGGGAGCAGTCAGAGGACGGAAAAGTAATCACTTTCCATCTGAATCCAGACGTAAAATGGCACGATGGGGAGCCCTTCACCGCTCAGGATATGGTTTTTGCCGCGCAGGTCGGATCGGCAGAGGCTTCTACTGTGACAAGAAGAAGCTATTTTTCTTCTCTGGAAGGAACGGATGAAAATGGAGTATGTACGGATCTGTCTGCACTGGGGGTTGTGGCGGCAGACGATCACACGGTAGAGTATCATTTTAAAAACCCTGTGGCAGTTTCCACCTTTTTGAGTATTGACGCGCAGAGATATTACCCCATGCCGTATCATCTTTTGAAGGATGTGCCGATGGAGGAGATGGAAAAGAACGAGTACTGGCAGCATCCCATAGGGACAGGCCCCTTTATTTTTGACAGTATGGTTTCCGGAGAGAGCATAACAGTTCTGGCTAATAAGGATTACTTTCTGGGAGCGCCTAATGTGGATCGCATTGTCTTTAAGGTAATGGCTCCCGCGAATTTTTCGGCAGCTCTTATGAGCGGGGAACTGGATTGTGTTATCGACGATGTGCCGCTGCAGGATCTGGCGCTTTTGCAGTCAACGGAGGGGCTGGTGGCGGAATCCAGGCCGTCTATGAAATATACGTACATGTCGGTCAACTGTGAAAAGGAATATTTTCAGGATTACCGGGTAAGGCTGGCTTTCAGCAAGGCGATTGACAGAAATGCCATTATTGAGCAGGGGCTTTATGGAAACGGAGTGATTGCGGTCAGCCCCTTAAATCCAGATAACCAGTACTTTAACGACGCTATAGCAGGAGATCCCTATGATCCGGAAGGAGCCAGAGAGCTTCTTGAGGAGGCAGGATGGGATTTTGACAGGGAGCTGACATTTGTAAGCTATAATACCAGCGCTCCCAGGGAGGCGGCGACGCTGATTATCCAGCAGAATCTGGCTGATATCGGGGTGAAGGTCAATGTGCAGATGGTAGACTGGGCGACTCTGATTGTGATGGCCAGAGAGGGCGAATGCGATCTGTCTATTCTGGGAGGAGCGGGTTCTCTGGATCCGGACGATTCCAGGGTTCTGATGCAGCCGGACGGCGCGCAGAATTTCTGCAATTTTACAGATCCCAGGTATTATGAGCTGGCTCAGAAGGGACATGACGCGATGACAGTGGAGGAGAAAAAGCGTATTTATGACGAGTATCAGCAGCTTCTTCACGATGAGCCGACGTATATCTGGCTTTACCATGACAACGCTTCGCCTGTTTATAAAGACAGCATTAAAAATATTCCGGCCGACGACTTCATCCATCTGAATTTTAATGCCTACGCCTGGACGTTCGAGCAGTAA
- a CDS encoding hydantoinase/oxoprolinase family protein: MSFLIGVDVGGTFTDFSTFDTETGVLKHFKQSSTPEDPSRAIVSGILYVLSDNGISPSQVGYLAHGTTVATNALIERKGAKLGLITTKGFRDLMEIGWQKRPSLYDLSKQKPESLIPDGMNCEAEERILYDGTVRTPLNEESVRKAVRYLKDRKAKAIAVCTLFSFLNPSHEKRIKEIIREEYPEVYVSVSHELVPEFREYSRMSTTVLNAYLGPVMETYVHNFENSIKEAGITVAPYVTQSNGSVISIAETIDCPIKTAVSGPSAGVIGAAYIGKQCGIDKIITFDMGGTSIDVSLIEHGKASLSNERLVEGYPARIPMIDIVTVGAGGGSIARIDAGGALKVGPDSAGATPGPACYGRGGTQPCVTDANLILGKLNQERILGGRMEVYPELARQAVEEQICRPSDLTLAQAAAGIISVVNSNMTRAIRVVSVERGYDAREFTLMAFGGAGPLHACEVAQDMGITSVLIPPSPGTLCSLGLLMADTKFDISRSRVMIADRENLCRVQEIFDSLTREGSELLDREGIDRKDRSFTYFIECRYERQNYEIGIEVEGSFTEKAMEEMIEKFHQEHNRSYGYFNRAMRIQMVNYRVSAVGDIVKPDLKAEPVAKDAAAPLPVSVRQVLFDRESRYIPTNIYRREDFVPGSQIEGPAIIEQMDSTSVIPPGWTAYTDCYRNLRVTYEGGKR, encoded by the coding sequence ATGAGTTTTTTGATTGGGGTAGATGTGGGCGGAACATTTACGGATTTCTCGACGTTTGATACGGAGACGGGAGTCCTGAAGCACTTTAAGCAGAGTTCGACGCCGGAAGATCCGTCGCGGGCTATTGTCAGCGGGATCCTTTATGTACTTTCAGATAATGGAATTTCCCCTTCTCAGGTTGGCTATCTGGCCCACGGGACAACGGTGGCTACCAATGCTCTGATAGAGAGGAAGGGGGCAAAGCTGGGACTTATCACAACAAAGGGATTCCGGGATCTGATGGAAATCGGCTGGCAGAAGCGTCCTTCCCTGTATGATTTGTCAAAACAGAAACCTGAAAGCCTGATTCCGGATGGAATGAACTGCGAAGCAGAGGAGAGGATTCTCTATGACGGCACGGTGAGGACGCCGCTGAATGAGGAAAGTGTCAGAAAAGCCGTGAGGTATCTGAAGGACAGGAAAGCAAAGGCCATCGCTGTGTGTACGCTGTTTTCCTTTTTGAATCCCTCCCATGAGAAACGGATTAAGGAGATCATCCGGGAGGAATATCCGGAGGTCTATGTATCAGTCTCCCACGAGCTGGTGCCGGAGTTCCGCGAGTACTCAAGAATGAGCACAACGGTTCTGAACGCCTACCTGGGCCCCGTGATGGAGACGTATGTTCACAATTTTGAGAACTCGATTAAGGAGGCCGGGATCACGGTAGCTCCCTATGTTACCCAGTCGAACGGCTCTGTGATCTCCATTGCGGAAACTATTGACTGCCCGATCAAGACGGCTGTATCCGGTCCGAGTGCGGGAGTGATTGGGGCGGCTTATATTGGAAAGCAGTGCGGCATTGACAAGATTATCACCTTCGATATGGGTGGAACGAGTATTGATGTAAGTCTGATAGAACATGGAAAGGCGTCTCTCTCGAATGAACGCCTGGTGGAGGGATACCCGGCCCGGATTCCCATGATCGATATTGTGACAGTGGGAGCGGGAGGAGGCTCTATCGCCCGTATTGACGCAGGAGGAGCCCTCAAGGTAGGGCCGGACAGCGCCGGAGCAACGCCGGGGCCTGCCTGCTACGGGAGAGGAGGAACACAGCCCTGTGTGACAGACGCCAACCTTATCCTGGGGAAGCTGAATCAGGAAAGGATTCTGGGAGGAAGGATGGAGGTATATCCGGAACTGGCCAGACAGGCTGTGGAGGAGCAGATCTGCAGGCCTTCCGATTTGACTCTCGCCCAGGCGGCTGCCGGAATTATCTCAGTCGTCAATTCCAACATGACGAGAGCGATCCGTGTGGTTTCTGTAGAGCGGGGCTATGACGCCAGGGAATTTACGCTGATGGCATTTGGAGGCGCCGGCCCGCTGCACGCCTGCGAGGTTGCACAGGACATGGGAATTACCTCTGTGCTGATTCCGCCCTCACCGGGAACCCTGTGCTCCCTGGGGCTTCTGATGGCAGACACAAAGTTCGATATCAGCCGCTCCCGTGTGATGATAGCGGACAGAGAGAATCTTTGCAGGGTACAGGAGATATTTGATTCTCTCACAAGGGAAGGCAGCGAGCTTTTAGATCGAGAGGGAATAGACAGGAAGGACAGAAGCTTTACGTACTTCATTGAGTGCAGATATGAGCGGCAGAATTATGAGATCGGGATAGAGGTAGAGGGAAGCTTCACAGAAAAAGCCATGGAAGAGATGATAGAAAAATTCCATCAGGAGCACAACCGCTCTTACGGATATTTCAACCGGGCGATGCGGATTCAGATGGTCAATTACCGGGTAAGCGCAGTAGGAGACATTGTGAAGCCGGATCTGAAAGCGGAGCCGGTTGCAAAGGATGCCGCCGCGCCCCTGCCGGTATCTGTAAGGCAGGTGCTGTTTGACAGAGAAAGCAGATATATTCCCACGAACATTTACCGAAGAGAGGATTTTGTGCCGGGAAGCCAGATCGAAGGGCCGGCGATTATTGAGCAGATGGATTCTACCTCTGTGATTCCGCCGGGATGGACGGCATATACAGACTGTTACAGGAATCTTCGCGTGACTTATGAGGGAGGGAAGAGGTAA
- a CDS encoding ABC transporter ATP-binding protein, which produces MGDSPVLLEIRNLKKYFPITRGLFKHTVGYVKAVDGINLKIKRGETLGLVGESGCGKSTLGRSILRLTEPSDGEILLDGTDIRKLNQEELRQYRKKLQIIFQDPFASLNPRMTVGDIVGEPLKIHGLVKKDEMEERVAELLTLVGLDSRIMGRYPHQFSGGQRQRIGIARALSLNPELVICDEPVSALDVSVRSQVLNLMNELKEKLNLTFLFISHDLSVVKHISDRVAVMYLGQLVELADKEEIYENPAHPYTKALMSAIPIPDPFVERKRIILAGDVPSPLNPPSGCRFHPRCPLACQVCREQEPKLREYKKGHYAACHRAGGKQEESI; this is translated from the coding sequence ATGGGGGATAGCCCGGTTTTACTGGAGATTAGAAATTTAAAAAAATATTTTCCCATTACAAGAGGACTGTTTAAGCATACCGTGGGATATGTAAAGGCTGTCGATGGCATAAACCTCAAAATAAAAAGAGGAGAAACTCTGGGACTGGTAGGGGAATCCGGCTGCGGAAAATCTACTCTTGGAAGGAGTATATTAAGGCTGACAGAGCCCTCAGACGGTGAAATCCTCCTGGATGGAACAGATATCAGGAAGCTGAATCAGGAGGAGCTCAGACAGTACAGGAAGAAGCTTCAGATCATTTTTCAGGATCCCTTTGCCTCTCTGAATCCCAGAATGACTGTGGGAGATATTGTGGGAGAGCCTCTGAAAATTCATGGGCTTGTAAAAAAGGACGAGATGGAGGAGCGGGTGGCAGAGCTGCTGACTCTGGTGGGACTTGACAGCCGGATCATGGGAAGGTATCCGCATCAGTTTTCAGGAGGGCAGAGGCAGAGAATCGGGATAGCCAGAGCCCTCTCGCTGAACCCGGAGCTTGTGATCTGTGATGAGCCTGTCTCTGCGCTGGATGTATCAGTTCGCTCCCAGGTACTGAATCTGATGAATGAGCTGAAGGAGAAATTGAACCTGACCTTTCTGTTTATATCTCACGATTTAAGCGTGGTCAAGCATATCAGCGACAGGGTGGCGGTCATGTATCTGGGGCAGCTGGTAGAATTGGCGGACAAGGAAGAAATCTATGAAAATCCGGCTCATCCGTATACAAAGGCTTTAATGTCAGCGATCCCCATTCCGGATCCTTTTGTGGAGAGAAAACGGATAATTCTTGCGGGAGACGTACCAAGCCCTCTGAATCCGCCGTCCGGATGCCGCTTTCATCCGCGCTGTCCCCTGGCCTGTCAGGTGTGCAGGGAGCAGGAACCAAAGCTTCGGGAATATAAGAAGGGACATTATGCTGCCTGCCACAGAGCCGGCGGGAAACAGGAGGAGAGCATATGA